In Bacteroidota bacterium, a single genomic region encodes these proteins:
- a CDS encoding DUF975 family protein, whose amino-acid sequence MATENRDLRNQALESLKGNWVIAIVTFLIVFILTGGAGGIEEGKGGIISVIIAGPLAVGVATFSLALSRGQKADIEMVFVGFKNFVNALIAYLLVVIFTFGWLLLLIVPGIIKAISYSMTFFIMAEDDSIKPMDAIDKSMAMMDGYKMKYFLLSLLFLVFILLSAILLFIPLLWLVPYMHVTYAKFYDDIKYNPAMIE is encoded by the coding sequence ATGGCAACGGAAAATAGAGATTTAAGAAATCAGGCCTTAGAATCTTTAAAAGGGAATTGGGTAATCGCAATAGTAACTTTTTTAATTGTATTCATCCTTACGGGTGGTGCCGGTGGTATAGAAGAGGGTAAAGGCGGGATAATTTCTGTTATTATTGCAGGACCATTGGCAGTAGGTGTTGCCACTTTTTCACTTGCGCTTTCCCGTGGGCAAAAAGCTGATATAGAGATGGTCTTTGTTGGTTTTAAGAACTTTGTAAATGCTTTAATAGCGTATTTGCTGGTTGTGATATTTACGTTTGGATGGCTCTTATTATTGATTGTTCCGGGTATTATAAAAGCAATCTCCTATTCTATGACATTTTTTATTATGGCCGAAGATGATTCTATTAAACCAATGGACGCTATAGATAAAAGTATGGCAATGATGGACGGTTATAAGATGAAATATTTTTTATTAAGCCTTTTGTTTCTTGTGTTTATACTTCTTAGCGCAATACTGTTATTTATCCCATTATTGTGGCTTGTGCCGTATATGCATGTTACCTATGCTAAGTTTTATGATGATATTAAATATAATCCGGCAATGATTGAATAA
- the rlmH gene encoding 23S rRNA (pseudouridine(1915)-N(3))-methyltransferase RlmH, translating into MKIKLLVVGKTDDSRIQSLIDEYTNRLKHYISFEIDIIPDIKNVKKLSVDQQKSKEGELILAKTSPSDRLILLDEKGKEFSSVDFSKYLQKHMNSGVKQVIFVIGGPYGFSKEVYNKAQGKISLSQMTFSHQMVRLFITEQVYRAFTILRNEPYHHE; encoded by the coding sequence TTGAAAATTAAATTACTAGTCGTAGGTAAAACTGATGATTCGCGTATTCAATCATTAATTGACGAATACACTAATCGTTTAAAGCATTATATCTCTTTCGAAATTGATATTATTCCTGATATAAAAAATGTAAAAAAATTATCCGTAGATCAACAAAAATCGAAGGAAGGCGAATTGATTTTAGCCAAAACAAGCCCCTCTGACAGATTAATTCTATTGGATGAGAAAGGAAAAGAATTTTCATCTGTCGACTTCTCCAAATATTTACAAAAACACATGAATAGCGGGGTAAAACAGGTTATTTTCGTGATCGGAGGTCCCTATGGTTTTTCAAAAGAAGTTTACAACAAGGCACAGGGTAAAATATCATTATCACAAATGACATTCTCTCATCAGATGGTAAGGCTTTTTATTACCGAACAAGTGTATAGAGCATTTACTATATTAAGAAACGAACCGTACCACCATGAATAA
- a CDS encoding type II CAAX endopeptidase family protein, which translates to MNKRKFSTITHSVLIFLILLVFTFLLGAPIIFFGNTQEWLDKNIAAALGYAIPMIATIYLVYWIIIKKEKSDIEKGTESKTNILNFSLGKPGKYLYIIIISLIMMLWVDFFASLIPMPDWAIELFEKAFNLSVPNIIMIAIFAPLLEEILVRGLVLRGYLQNYTPNKAIIASAIFFGFIHLNPWQFIAGFISGLLLGYLYYKTKSLTPSILVHFLNNSLSVIFMIYYPNFNASFSELVGGGVPYYSLLIFSMMMGYVVMSKLNNILNEEYNTKIIKSKLIS; encoded by the coding sequence ATGAATAAGAGAAAATTTTCCACAATAACTCATAGCGTATTAATATTTCTGATATTGCTTGTATTTACTTTTTTGCTGGGCGCCCCTATTATATTTTTTGGCAATACACAGGAATGGCTGGACAAAAATATAGCAGCGGCACTGGGATATGCGATTCCAATGATAGCTACAATATATCTGGTATATTGGATAATAATAAAAAAAGAAAAGTCTGATATTGAAAAGGGAACGGAAAGTAAAACCAATATCCTGAATTTCTCTTTGGGTAAACCGGGGAAATACCTGTATATTATTATAATCAGTTTAATAATGATGCTGTGGGTAGATTTCTTTGCTTCGCTTATTCCAATGCCCGACTGGGCCATAGAGCTATTTGAAAAAGCTTTCAACCTGTCTGTTCCAAATATTATCATGATTGCAATTTTTGCACCCCTGCTTGAAGAAATTCTTGTAAGAGGATTGGTATTGAGAGGATATTTACAAAATTACACCCCAAATAAAGCCATAATTGCTTCGGCTATATTTTTCGGATTTATTCACCTCAACCCATGGCAGTTTATTGCCGGATTTATAAGTGGGTTGCTGCTAGGATATTTATATTATAAAACAAAGTCATTGACTCCTTCAATTTTAGTACACTTTCTTAATAACTCACTATCTGTTATATTTATGATATACTATCCTAATTTTAATGCTTCATTTAGTGAATTAGTGGGTGGTGGTGTACCGTATTATTCATTATTGATATTTAGTATGATGATGGGCTATGTAGTAATGAGTAAGTTAAATAATATATTAAACGAAGAATACAACACTAAAATCATTAAATCAAAATTAATAAGTTAA
- a CDS encoding alpha/beta hydrolase-fold protein has protein sequence MKNFHLSKTINKITGLFIILILLSVDSSFAQTKNDIVNGIEETIESKILNEKRIITIKLPDGYGETSQKYPVIYLLDGKANFQHVYGAVDFLSRRRIIPQTIIVSVHNIDRTKDFSPVHDVRLPTSGGAENFLNFVSEELTKHVDKNYKTSDFSVIIGHSFGGTFTTYSLLTKPEVFDAYIAISPYIHFADSYLVKEAKNSLKSKYDNQKFFYVTVGNEPKYYQALAEFSDLVNKKSNKTIDYKYVKMEDENHISIPYISVFNGLKFIFSDWQINQETFKQGLAAIDKHYKLVSNKYGLELETPENIINTLGYNHLQHNDIDNAIEIFIENVKRYPLSPNVYDSLGEAYENNKQLKLAQENYQKAYDLASKQNNINTPVYLKNLNRVHE, from the coding sequence ATGAAAAATTTTCATTTAAGTAAAACTATAAATAAGATTACAGGGTTATTTATTATTCTAATATTACTATCTGTTGACAGCTCTTTTGCTCAAACAAAGAATGATATAGTTAATGGGATAGAAGAAACTATAGAATCGAAAATTCTTAATGAAAAAAGAATTATTACAATAAAGCTTCCGGATGGTTATGGAGAGACATCTCAGAAATACCCGGTAATATACTTACTGGATGGGAAAGCTAATTTTCAACATGTATATGGAGCTGTAGACTTTCTGTCAAGGCGGAGAATTATTCCACAAACCATTATTGTTTCCGTTCATAATATTGACAGAACCAAAGATTTTTCACCGGTTCATGATGTAAGACTACCAACCTCAGGAGGGGCTGAAAATTTTTTAAATTTTGTTTCTGAGGAATTAACAAAGCATGTTGACAAAAATTATAAGACTTCAGATTTTTCTGTCATTATCGGACATTCATTTGGCGGAACATTTACAACCTATTCATTGCTGACAAAACCGGAAGTTTTTGATGCATATATTGCTATCAGCCCATATATTCACTTCGCTGATAGTTACCTTGTAAAAGAGGCTAAAAACTCTTTAAAATCAAAATATGACAATCAAAAGTTTTTTTACGTGACAGTTGGCAATGAACCGAAATATTATCAGGCCTTAGCAGAGTTCTCTGACTTAGTTAATAAAAAATCGAACAAGACTATTGATTATAAATATGTTAAAATGGAAGATGAGAACCATATATCAATTCCATACATAAGTGTTTTTAATGGCTTAAAATTCATATTCTCCGACTGGCAAATAAATCAGGAAACGTTTAAACAAGGTTTAGCTGCAATTGACAAACATTACAAACTTGTTTCAAACAAATATGGTTTAGAATTAGAAACTCCGGAAAACATTATAAATACGTTAGGGTACAACCACCTACAACACAACGACATAGATAATGCGATAGAGATTTTTATCGAAAATGTAAAACGCTACCCTCTATCACCAAATGTATACGACAGTTTGGGAGAGGCATACGAGAATAATAAACAACTTAAACTGGCACAAGAAAACTACCAAAAAGCTTATGATTTAGCCAGTAAACAAAATAATATAAATACGCCTGTCTATTTGAAGAATTTAAATAGAGTTCATGAATAG
- a CDS encoding non-canonical purine NTP diphosphatase, translating to MRIVIATNNKNKFTEIRELLPESIELVTLKEIGCLEDIPETSDTLEGNAAQKTAHVLENYGYDCFADDTGLEVDALGGAPGVYAARYAGENVTYDDNVNKMLAEMEGKEDRNAQFRTVISLKIDGMEYFFEGSVEGEITTEKYGEGGFGYDPIFRPKGYETTFAEMDSEEKGKISHRGRAVKKLVEFLEEYIDAM from the coding sequence ATGCGAATAGTAATAGCCACAAACAACAAAAATAAATTCACCGAAATAAGAGAATTACTGCCGGAAAGTATTGAACTGGTAACACTAAAAGAAATTGGATGTTTAGAAGATATTCCCGAAACTTCGGATACACTTGAAGGTAACGCAGCACAAAAAACAGCACATGTTTTAGAAAATTACGGATACGACTGTTTTGCGGACGATACAGGATTGGAAGTTGATGCCCTGGGTGGAGCTCCGGGTGTTTACGCTGCAAGATACGCCGGTGAAAATGTTACCTATGATGATAATGTAAATAAGATGCTTGCAGAAATGGAAGGCAAGGAAGACCGAAATGCTCAATTCCGGACTGTTATTTCTTTAAAGATTGATGGTATGGAATATTTTTTTGAAGGTAGCGTAGAAGGAGAAATTACTACAGAAAAATACGGTGAAGGCGGTTTTGGCTACGACCCTATCTTCCGTCCTAAAGGTTATGAAACTACTTTTGCAGAAATGGACTCTGAAGAGAAGGGAAAAATCAGTCACAGAGGTCGAGCCGTTAAAAAATTGGTTGAATTTTTAGAAGAATATATTGATGCGATGTAG